GGCAGCGGATGGGCGGAACCGATTCTGATCTTGATGCGCTCGGCCATGTTTTCGCCGATGAGCAGCTTGAACTCTTCCTGAAAATATCTCTGCACGGCACTGTTCATGGCGTCGCCGGCCACACGCACGGATTCGGCATAGGCGATGGCAGAAAGGGATATGACAGCCACTTCGGTAGTACCGCCGCCGATATCCACCACCATGTTGCCGAGGGGCTGATGAATGGCCATGTTGGCACCTATGGCCGCGGCCATGGGCTCTTCCACAAGGCGCACATCGCGTGCTCCTGCCTGCTGGGCGGATTCGATTACGGCTCGTTTTTCAACCTGCGTAATGCCGGTGGGCACACAGATGACGATGTTCGGCTTGGCAAGGGAGAAACCGGTAATCACCTTCTTGATGAAAAAAGCGATCATCTGTTTGGTGACTTCAAAGTCGGCGATAACACCGTCTTTCATGGGGCGGATGGCGCGGATGCGCTGAGGGGTACGACCGAGAAATTCTTTAGCTTCCTTGCCTACGGCAAGCACTGTGTTCCGGTCGTTATCAATGGCTACAACGGAAGGTTCATTAAGCACAATTCCGTCGCTTTTGGTGTATAAAAGGGTATTCGCGGTGCCAAGGTCCATGGCAAGATCCTTGCCGAACAGTCCTAACAATTTGCCGAACATTTAGGCACTCTCTTCTTGGGTCGAAGTGGAAAAATCAAATTCAAGTTCCTCAGACTGCTCTGTTTTTTCTGCTGCAGCCTGCTGCAATTGATGTAATTGCTGTGCAGCCTCGTGCAACCGACTCCGTAAATACAGGTTTTCTAGAAATAATGCCAGATGTTCAGAAGCCATCTGACAGAAAACCTTGAGCTCCTCAGGAATTTCCTTTGGATTTTCGCTCGCAAACACAAGCACACCGCGGGTTATGCGCCCGATTGTCAGCGGCAGACAAATAACGCTTTGAAAACCGGGATGCGCTGCCAGCTTGCCATACAACGGCGAAGACTGTGTGCCGGAGTCGGACCCGCCCATGAACACAGGCTTGCCGTTTCTGAATACCCAGCCCACAAGCCCGGTGCCGTAGGGAATGGCCTGTGCCTCGCCCTGTACAATCGGCTGTGTTTCGTCCTCGATATAATAGTTCTGACCGGCCTCGTCACGCGAGGCGAAACTACAGTAGGAAAAGCCCGAGGTCTCGGCCATGATGCCGAGATACTGCTCAAGGAACTTGGACCAGTTCTTATGTCGCTTGCGCAGGCCA
This region of Desulfovibrio subterraneus genomic DNA includes:
- a CDS encoding GAF domain-containing protein; this encodes MNTKSCYERILGIICSVFDAYSAVLIMPDNSGREFAVAGSFSLGDLVNKGAHFVPGKGLVGWILSNQGPMLVNDFDTRQYHLGYYSNNEETKIKAFMGVSLKNGTGALCLDSKRQYSFSNKDQKILQLFADLVYEVQSSSCLAAEQVNLGKYYSCLQLIYGLRKRHKNWSKFLEQYLGIMAETSGFSYCSFASRDEAGQNYYIEDETQPIVQGEAQAIPYGTGLVGWVFRNGKPVFMGGSDSGTQSSPLYGKLAAHPGFQSVICLPLTIGRITRGVLVFASENPKEIPEELKVFCQMASEHLALFLENLYLRSRLHEAAQQLHQLQQAAAEKTEQSEELEFDFSTSTQEESA
- a CDS encoding rod shape-determining protein, whose protein sequence is MFGKLLGLFGKDLAMDLGTANTLLYTKSDGIVLNEPSVVAIDNDRNTVLAVGKEAKEFLGRTPQRIRAIRPMKDGVIADFEVTKQMIAFFIKKVITGFSLAKPNIVICVPTGITQVEKRAVIESAQQAGARDVRLVEEPMAAAIGANMAIHQPLGNMVVDIGGGTTEVAVISLSAIAYAESVRVAGDAMNSAVQRYFQEEFKLLIGENMAERIKIRIGSAHPLPETLSMDVSGKDMVSGTPKSVLVTDGHVREALADPVKAIVMAVRKSLEKTPPELAGDIADNGLLLAGGGALLKGLNTLITKETSLKVVIDDDPLTTVVRGTGRTLDDRKFYSKVYIN